A window from Desulfovibrio subterraneus encodes these proteins:
- a CDS encoding pseudouridine synthase family protein: MPQTKHPHSADNHAAPSQKAVHESLSPADPDAAGQHGATPHIPQGIQRAVVPAHMHGQRLDAALTLVLPDSGIRLRRRLFDTHTILVNGSPAAKGRSVQEGDNLLLVPLGNGASQDIAGQGITGQAMQPSGIAPHDATVGDAETGDAATGSANTTNCGEPAGLLCETSPELAPRVHIVRRHAGYAAVFKPGGMHSAHLAGGPANSLESLIAELFPEPEDSGDTAPQLINRLDRLTSGMVMVAFGPEKAEEFHRLEDAGAVEKLYLAVVHGDLKNPLNMQAALDTAKRRTTRVLATPAEDPLRHTTILPLGSVTVDGEQASCTLVLASIHKGARHQIRAHLAHAGHPIAGDPIYGPPMDDNSRHPLYLHHYHIEFSEFSATCPPPQEWHQWQQWLAQGLVLPHNA, translated from the coding sequence ATGCCCCAGACCAAGCATCCCCACTCAGCAGATAACCATGCAGCGCCCTCACAAAAGGCCGTGCATGAATCCCTTTCGCCCGCAGATCCTGATGCAGCAGGGCAGCACGGGGCAACGCCCCATATACCGCAGGGAATACAGCGCGCCGTTGTACCGGCCCACATGCACGGGCAACGGCTGGATGCCGCGCTGACGCTCGTTCTGCCGGACAGCGGCATACGGCTGCGCAGGCGCCTTTTCGACACCCACACAATTCTCGTTAACGGTTCACCCGCCGCCAAAGGCAGATCTGTTCAGGAGGGAGACAACCTTCTGCTTGTCCCCCTTGGCAATGGCGCATCACAGGACATTGCCGGACAAGGCATTACCGGACAGGCCATGCAACCGTCTGGCATCGCGCCCCATGACGCTACCGTAGGAGACGCAGAGACTGGTGACGCCGCGACAGGCAGCGCCAATACCACAAATTGCGGTGAGCCTGCGGGCCTTCTCTGCGAAACCAGCCCGGAGCTGGCCCCCCGCGTTCATATTGTCCGCAGGCATGCGGGCTATGCCGCCGTTTTCAAGCCTGGGGGCATGCACTCCGCCCACTTAGCAGGTGGCCCGGCCAATTCTCTGGAATCCCTGATTGCCGAACTTTTTCCCGAACCGGAAGACTCCGGCGATACGGCTCCGCAGCTGATAAACCGGCTGGACAGGCTCACATCCGGCATGGTCATGGTGGCGTTCGGTCCGGAAAAGGCTGAAGAATTTCACAGGCTCGAAGACGCCGGTGCCGTTGAAAAGCTGTATCTTGCCGTTGTGCACGGCGATCTCAAGAATCCGCTCAACATGCAGGCAGCACTGGATACGGCCAAACGCAGAACCACCCGCGTGCTTGCCACCCCTGCCGAGGACCCGCTACGCCACACAACCATTCTGCCCCTTGGCAGCGTCACTGTTGATGGTGAGCAGGCATCCTGCACGCTCGTGCTCGCCTCCATCCACAAGGGCGCGCGCCACCAGATACGGGCACATCTTGCCCATGCCGGACACCCCATAGCGGGCGATCCCATCTATGGACCGCCTATGGATGACAATTCCCGGCATCCGCTCTATCTGCACCACTACCACATCGAATTCAGCGAATTCAGCGCCACCTGCCCTCCTCCACAGGAGTGGCACCAGTGGCAGCAATGGCTCGCACAAGGTCTTGTGCTGCCCCACAACGCATAA
- a CDS encoding CsgG/HfaB family protein produces the protein MHTLIKLTVTIMALCSLCACATVKKPEKIESTAPKQVVSPAVEAEKKQQYKGLKRKVAIARFSNETKYGQSFFIDENNDRIGKQAVDILSNKLMDTEKFILLERADLDKIQKELGIGDSAPLKNMADYLIIGSITEFGRKETGDVGLFSRTKKQVAYAKVHIRLIDVYTGEVIYSEAGEGEAFSEAGSIMGFGARNGYDSAINDKAIDAAITNLASNLIENLMNKPWRGYILGYEDGMYIMGGGVSQGIKTGDEFEVIAEGKKVKNPQTNTMITLPGKKVATLRVMQTSGSTPADEISFCQLSSGDLSQWNASKDYSPLFIQAPAR, from the coding sequence ATGCACACACTCATCAAACTTACCGTAACCATTATGGCGCTCTGCTCCTTATGCGCCTGTGCAACGGTAAAGAAACCTGAGAAAATTGAATCCACCGCGCCAAAGCAGGTTGTGAGCCCTGCCGTGGAAGCGGAAAAGAAGCAGCAGTACAAGGGGCTGAAAAGAAAAGTCGCCATTGCCCGCTTCTCCAACGAAACTAAATACGGTCAGAGTTTTTTCATTGATGAAAACAATGACCGTATTGGCAAGCAGGCTGTGGACATTCTTTCCAACAAGCTGATGGATACCGAAAAGTTCATCCTGCTTGAACGCGCCGACCTCGACAAGATTCAGAAAGAACTCGGCATAGGCGATTCTGCACCGCTCAAGAACATGGCCGACTACCTCATCATCGGTTCCATCACAGAATTCGGCCGCAAGGAAACCGGCGACGTGGGCCTCTTCAGCCGCACCAAGAAGCAGGTGGCATATGCCAAGGTGCATATCCGCCTCATCGACGTGTACACCGGCGAAGTTATCTACTCTGAAGCCGGCGAAGGGGAAGCCTTCTCCGAAGCCGGTTCCATCATGGGCTTCGGCGCACGCAACGGCTACGATTCCGCCATCAACGACAAGGCCATTGACGCCGCCATCACCAACCTTGCCTCCAACCTCATTGAAAACCTCATGAACAAACCGTGGCGCGGCTACATCCTCGGCTACGAGGACGGCATGTACATCATGGGAGGCGGTGTTTCGCAGGGCATTAAGACCGGCGACGAGTTCGAGGTGATTGCCGAGGGCAAGAAGGTCAAGAATCCCCAGACCAACACCATGATCACACTGCCCGGCAAAAAGGTGGCCACCCTGCGCGTGATGCAGACATCCGGCTCCACACCGGCTGATGAAATATCCTTCTGCCAGCTTTCCTCAGGCGACCTGAGCCAGTGGAACGCCAGCAAGGATTATTCTCCCCTCTTCATCCAGGCCCCTGCGAGGTAA
- a CDS encoding DUF4810 domain-containing protein, producing MKKLIILFCLASLAFMTGCGGGKQKYDWCNYSDTYYGVAKNDCTETQTKHLAELERIMQVATEKNLEVPPGIYAEYGFLLFKSGKAANSLQWFAKEKAQYPESGVFMDMLTRAAQRQIDKDKQTASQPAAEMPTTEAQPAQETAPAQGQTQS from the coding sequence ATGAAAAAATTAATCATCCTGTTCTGCCTTGCCTCCCTTGCCTTCATGACCGGCTGCGGCGGCGGCAAGCAGAAATATGACTGGTGCAACTATTCCGACACGTACTACGGCGTTGCCAAGAACGACTGCACAGAAACGCAGACCAAGCATCTGGCTGAGCTGGAGCGCATAATGCAGGTTGCCACCGAGAAGAATCTGGAAGTGCCGCCCGGCATTTATGCCGAATACGGTTTTCTGCTCTTCAAGTCCGGTAAAGCTGCCAACTCGCTGCAGTGGTTTGCCAAGGAAAAGGCACAGTATCCCGAATCCGGTGTGTTCATGGACATGCTGACCCGTGCGGCCCAGCGCCAGATAGACAAGGATAAGCAGACCGCCTCGCAGCCTGCAGCCGAAATGCCGACCACCGAAGCACAGCCCGCCCAAGAAACCGCACCAGCTCAGGGCCAGACCCAGAGCTAG
- a CDS encoding GNA1162 family protein, with protein MRKLIPFLLLFCIAMTGCAKTVTKQECFPGMYAEQPKSILVLPPMNETTAADAKAYYTTTIAEPLSYNGFYVFPIPVVTEIMQHEGLYDTELLYGMPIAKFKEQFGADSVLYTKIKEWDLSYYVIGGTLTVGFDCELQSTTTNAVLWQYKGRVVVDLSGGSSDLIGSIISTAINAAISDYVTYARVANYRTFGTMPVGPRNERYMQDGQDQLFDQRPPAEKAAPAGSATPVSDGTAAQ; from the coding sequence ATGCGTAAACTCATTCCGTTCCTCCTGCTTTTCTGCATTGCCATGACCGGGTGCGCAAAAACGGTGACCAAGCAGGAATGCTTCCCCGGCATGTATGCCGAGCAGCCCAAGAGCATTCTGGTGTTGCCGCCCATGAACGAAACCACGGCAGCCGATGCAAAGGCCTATTACACCACCACCATCGCGGAGCCGCTTTCCTACAACGGCTTCTACGTGTTCCCCATTCCCGTAGTGACTGAAATAATGCAGCACGAAGGGCTGTATGACACCGAACTGCTGTATGGCATGCCCATCGCCAAGTTCAAGGAGCAGTTCGGTGCGGACAGTGTGCTCTATACCAAGATCAAGGAGTGGGACCTTTCCTACTACGTTATCGGCGGCACCCTGACCGTGGGCTTTGACTGCGAACTGCAGTCCACCACGACCAACGCGGTGCTCTGGCAGTACAAGGGAAGGGTCGTCGTTGATCTCAGCGGTGGTTCATCAGACCTTATCGGGTCCATCATCTCCACAGCCATCAACGCTGCCATCTCGGATTATGTCACCTACGCGCGGGTAGCCAACTACCGGACCTTCGGCACAATGCCTGTAGGCCCCCGCAACGAACGCTACATGCAGGACGGTCAGGACCAGCTCTTCGACCAGCGCCCCCCCGCAGAAAAAGCAGCTCCCGCTGGCAGCGCAACGCCTGTTTCAGACGGCACCGCAGCCCAGTAG
- a CDS encoding RNA methyltransferase, which translates to MLDNLAVVLVKPRFPENIGMAVRACVNMGVSELVVVQPERWDVDRIQSLATIKGAELVRSIRVEDDLATALAGYHHVYGTTARTGGWRSEILSPEKAAPLITGQIAEGCKVAVLFGPEDKGLTNEETEICNQLLTIPVNPQASSLNLAQAVLIVLYECFKSGVRTPLVPGTSGAQSPLCTHAEQETVIRTLRDTLMRIDFLRKDNPDYFMLPVRRFLQKMALRRHEFALLMGVCRQVRWLADKAGVPELSTEQGAGQHASGSHVSGQHVSGAGSEGDDSGKPEK; encoded by the coding sequence ATGCTGGATAATCTTGCCGTGGTTCTTGTGAAGCCGCGCTTTCCTGAAAATATCGGTATGGCCGTTCGCGCCTGTGTGAACATGGGCGTGAGTGAGCTGGTTGTGGTGCAGCCTGAACGGTGGGATGTAGACCGCATTCAGTCGCTTGCCACCATCAAGGGGGCAGAGCTGGTGCGCTCCATTCGCGTGGAGGATGACCTTGCCACCGCGCTTGCCGGATACCACCACGTGTATGGCACCACCGCCCGCACCGGCGGCTGGCGCAGCGAGATTCTGTCGCCTGAAAAGGCCGCTCCGCTCATTACCGGCCAGATTGCCGAGGGCTGCAAGGTTGCCGTGCTTTTCGGCCCTGAAGACAAGGGGCTGACCAATGAAGAGACGGAAATCTGCAACCAGCTGCTGACCATTCCCGTGAACCCGCAGGCCAGCTCGCTCAATCTGGCACAGGCTGTGCTCATTGTGCTGTATGAATGTTTCAAGTCGGGCGTGCGTACGCCGCTTGTACCCGGAACCAGCGGGGCGCAGTCGCCCCTGTGCACACATGCGGAGCAGGAAACAGTTATCCGCACCCTGCGCGACACGCTCATGCGCATCGATTTCCTTCGTAAGGATAATCCGGACTACTTCATGCTGCCGGTCCGCCGCTTTTTGCAGAAGATGGCGCTGCGGCGGCATGAGTTCGCCCTGCTTATGGGCGTGTGCCGTCAGGTGCGCTGGCTGGCAGATAAGGCTGGCGTTCCGGAGTTGTCTACAGAACAGGGGGCTGGTCAGCATGCTTCAGGCTCGCATGTTTCCGGTCAGCATGTTTCCGGAGCAGGCTCGGAAGGCGACGATTCCGGAAAGCCGGAGAAATAG
- a CDS encoding DUF456 domain-containing protein, producing the protein MELFISSVFILFMALSLGLHIFSLPGNWLVLGLLGFWRFTHPEATGMDTTFFITVGGLALLGEVLEFGTQMLGAKKFGGSNKGNVGGIIGAIVGAIVGAPFFFGLGALVGALGGAYAGCLLLEIGQGRSFDVASQAAKGAFFGKFLGLGIKFGIGVCLVVLGASHVWP; encoded by the coding sequence GTGGAATTATTCATCAGTTCCGTTTTTATTCTCTTCATGGCCCTGTCGCTGGGGCTGCATATCTTTTCGTTGCCGGGAAACTGGCTCGTGCTGGGGCTGCTTGGCTTTTGGCGGTTCACCCATCCCGAAGCAACGGGAATGGACACCACCTTCTTCATCACCGTAGGCGGGCTTGCCCTGCTGGGCGAAGTGCTGGAGTTCGGGACGCAGATGCTTGGTGCGAAAAAGTTCGGCGGCAGCAACAAGGGTAACGTGGGGGGGATAATCGGAGCTATTGTGGGCGCCATAGTGGGTGCTCCCTTCTTCTTCGGTTTGGGCGCACTTGTGGGGGCTCTGGGCGGTGCTTACGCCGGGTGCCTGCTGCTTGAGATAGGGCAGGGGCGTTCCTTTGATGTGGCCAGTCAGGCTGCCAAGGGTGCATTTTTCGGCAAGTTTCTCGGGCTGGGCATCAAGTTCGGCATAGGTGTATGCCTTGTGGTGCTCGGTGCTTCGCACGTGTGGCCGTAG
- a CDS encoding phenylacetate--CoA ligase family protein — MEVFDRAELLSRKELEQVQLVRLRNVVSQAMRSRLYGSRLKEAGLSPDSFKSLDDVRRIPFTTKDDLRSQYPDGLNTLPTSEMVRMHASSGTTGSPTVIHYTQNDINLWADLMARSMHMVGVRREDVFQNITGYGLFTGGLGLHYGAERLGCLTIPAGPGNTARQLKFMRDFKTTVAHIIPSYALYFGAAMRDSGEDPASLALRVALIGAEPHTEETRRRIEELMDVKAYNSYGLSEMNGPGVAFECVYQNGMHVWEDAYIAEIVHPETLEPLPDGEVGELVMTTLCRQGMPILRYRTKDLTRIIPGECACGRTHRRIDRILGRADDMLIIKGVNIYPMQIEQVLMGFPEVGENYLIVLERENFIDQIRVKVEIREEHFVEDMRVLRDLQKRMVSRLRDELLITPRVDLVQHNSLPKAEGKAQRVQDNREA, encoded by the coding sequence ATGGAAGTTTTTGACAGAGCGGAGTTGTTGAGTCGTAAGGAACTGGAGCAGGTGCAGCTGGTGCGTCTGCGCAACGTGGTATCGCAGGCCATGCGGTCACGGTTATACGGTAGCCGTCTCAAGGAGGCCGGTCTTTCGCCGGATTCCTTCAAGTCGCTGGACGATGTGCGCCGCATTCCCTTCACGACCAAGGATGATCTCCGCTCGCAGTATCCCGACGGCCTGAACACGCTGCCCACCAGCGAGATGGTGCGCATGCATGCTTCCAGCGGCACCACCGGCTCGCCCACTGTCATCCATTATACGCAGAACGACATCAATCTGTGGGCAGATCTCATGGCGCGCAGCATGCACATGGTCGGCGTGCGTCGGGAAGATGTGTTTCAGAACATTACCGGCTACGGTTTGTTCACGGGCGGTCTGGGGCTGCACTACGGTGCCGAGCGCCTCGGCTGCCTCACCATTCCCGCCGGTCCCGGCAACACGGCGCGCCAGCTCAAGTTCATGCGCGATTTCAAGACCACCGTGGCGCACATCATTCCGTCCTATGCGCTGTATTTCGGTGCTGCCATGCGCGACAGCGGTGAAGATCCGGCTTCCCTTGCCCTTCGCGTGGCCCTTATCGGCGCGGAACCGCATACCGAGGAAACCCGCAGGCGCATCGAGGAACTGATGGACGTGAAGGCGTACAACTCTTACGGTCTGTCGGAAATGAACGGCCCGGGGGTTGCCTTCGAATGCGTGTATCAGAACGGTATGCACGTGTGGGAAGACGCCTACATTGCAGAAATAGTGCATCCCGAAACCCTTGAACCGCTGCCGGACGGCGAGGTGGGTGAACTTGTCATGACCACCCTGTGCCGTCAGGGCATGCCCATTCTGCGCTACCGCACCAAGGACCTAACCCGCATCATTCCCGGCGAATGTGCCTGCGGGCGCACGCACCGGCGTATTGACCGCATTCTTGGCCGTGCGGACGACATGCTCATCATCAAGGGTGTGAACATCTATCCCATGCAGATAGAGCAGGTGCTGATGGGCTTCCCCGAGGTGGGCGAGAACTACCTCATCGTGCTGGAACGCGAGAATTTTATCGATCAGATTCGCGTGAAGGTGGAAATTCGCGAAGAGCATTTCGTGGAAGATATGCGCGTGCTGCGTGACCTGCAAAAGCGCATGGTCAGCCGCCTGCGCGACGAACTGCTCATTACCCCGCGGGTTGATCTGGTGCAGCACAACAGCCTGCCCAAGGCAGAGGGCAAGGCTCAGCGCGTGCAGGACAACCGCGAAGCATAG
- a CDS encoding DUF1786 domain-containing protein: MPRTMLLLDIGSGTQDVLYYIPGRELENCPKFVLPAPARLVAQQVEAHTRNGVSIYLHGSNMGGGFFRALKLHMEAGCKVAVHPDAAFALHDNADKVRSWGIEIIEQCPEGYVPVALADYDAAWWRAFLGMAGLEYPDLVIAAAQDHGFHPQPAGLGNRAGRFQLWRDLLTQHQGNLFALLHAQAPAPMTRLAAIQRATGFGPVADSAAAALLGALFMPEIATRSHREGVLVVNVGNSHLVAFLVYKERVLGVYEHHTGMLEQDKLIEDLVEFRRGWLTDDMVRNTGGHGCMNLPLPDEAEGFRPAFILGPRRELLRGQGQFIAPGGDMMLAGCFGLLKGYSLISGMELP, from the coding sequence ATGCCCCGCACCATGCTGCTGCTTGATATTGGCAGCGGAACTCAGGACGTCCTCTACTACATTCCGGGCAGGGAGCTTGAAAACTGCCCCAAATTCGTTCTTCCGGCCCCTGCGCGTCTGGTGGCGCAGCAGGTGGAGGCCCATACCCGTAACGGCGTTTCCATCTATCTGCATGGAAGCAATATGGGTGGCGGATTCTTCAGAGCTCTGAAACTCCATATGGAAGCGGGCTGCAAGGTGGCTGTGCATCCCGACGCCGCCTTTGCCCTGCATGACAATGCGGACAAGGTGCGCAGCTGGGGTATTGAAATTATCGAACAGTGTCCTGAAGGCTATGTGCCGGTGGCGCTTGCCGATTATGATGCCGCATGGTGGCGAGCCTTTCTGGGCATGGCCGGACTCGAATATCCCGATCTGGTCATTGCGGCCGCGCAGGACCACGGCTTTCATCCCCAACCGGCCGGTCTGGGGAACCGCGCGGGGCGCTTCCAGCTCTGGCGCGACCTGCTGACCCAGCACCAGGGCAATCTTTTCGCACTGCTGCATGCGCAGGCTCCGGCCCCCATGACCCGCCTTGCGGCCATTCAGCGGGCAACCGGCTTTGGCCCCGTGGCGGATTCCGCAGCCGCAGCGCTGCTCGGTGCGCTCTTTATGCCGGAAATTGCCACCCGCAGCCACAGAGAAGGCGTGCTCGTCGTCAACGTGGGCAACAGCCATCTGGTTGCCTTCCTTGTGTACAAGGAGCGCGTACTCGGTGTGTATGAACACCACACCGGCATGTTGGAACAGGACAAGCTCATTGAGGATCTTGTGGAATTTCGTCGTGGCTGGCTGACGGACGACATGGTGCGCAACACCGGCGGCCACGGCTGCATGAACCTGCCCCTGCCCGACGAGGCCGAAGGATTCCGCCCCGCATTCATTCTCGGACCACGCCGCGAACTGCTGCGCGGACAGGGTCAGTTCATCGCACCCGGTGGCGACATGATGCTTGCCGGTTGCTTCGGGCTGCTGAAAGGATACTCCCTGATCTCGGGCATGGAGCTTCCGTAA
- a CDS encoding PEP-CTERM sorting domain-containing protein: MKLPQIFATCLLVLLMTSNAMAGMMNIAVLAQGDAIAGKDRYGSFSGWENSGPIVGAAPNSVYHWYDSYSYNGSYRNAFMQYEIAQFAEAVASITSVNLYLYNIASAIVGTGNLGTVNHASNPVAATGQASQLIGGNQLVGYVTDLSPDGWISFDVTDYIKNDLTAEFNWAAFSVNQFGYKSMAFGSAEQELASYLQINYTGADTPVPTPEPATFALMLLGLGVLAVFKRKSCLNGNR; the protein is encoded by the coding sequence ATGAAGCTGCCCCAAATTTTTGCCACATGTCTTCTGGTTCTGTTAATGACGTCGAATGCCATGGCAGGCATGATGAACATTGCCGTACTTGCGCAAGGAGATGCAATTGCAGGCAAGGACCGGTACGGCTCATTCTCCGGATGGGAGAATTCTGGTCCCATTGTAGGTGCGGCTCCAAACAGTGTTTACCACTGGTATGATTCGTACTCGTATAACGGGTCTTATCGTAACGCTTTTATGCAGTACGAGATAGCGCAGTTTGCCGAAGCTGTCGCCTCAATTACTTCGGTAAACCTGTATCTGTACAATATTGCGAGTGCCATAGTCGGGACCGGAAACCTGGGCACTGTGAATCACGCGTCCAACCCTGTAGCAGCAACTGGGCAGGCAAGCCAGCTCATCGGAGGCAATCAGTTGGTCGGGTATGTAACTGATCTCTCTCCTGATGGATGGATTTCATTTGATGTAACTGATTATATCAAGAATGACCTGACAGCCGAATTTAACTGGGCCGCTTTCAGCGTAAACCAGTTCGGCTACAAGTCCATGGCGTTCGGCAGCGCGGAGCAGGAGCTCGCTTCGTATTTGCAGATTAACTATACAGGGGCAGATACCCCTGTCCCGACGCCGGAACCAGCTACGTTCGCCCTTATGCTTCTGGGGCTTGGAGTTCTTGCTGTATTCAAGAGGAAGAGTTGCTTGAACGGCAATAGATAA
- a CDS encoding DMT family transporter: protein MFRIVATGILAALFFSSTFVLNRAMSLEGGHWVWTAALRYVWMLLLLAVWFVATGKSSLALGAVRLYRRHWLFWTIAGSVGFGVFYALISFSASYAPGWVVAATWQMTILATPVVLLLFGRRVSLKALLLTLIVFAGVLCINVEQAGSLPLHEVLLGALPVLGAAFAYPFGNQLVWEAREAVHAAAPAGNPDTSQAAAPSGGHNLLLRLRRRIPAMDDPAMQDSMCRVLLLTLGSLPLWIILVGVFAPSLPSEGQVMKTLLVAVFPGVAATSLFLSARHMARSPSQLAAADCTQAMEVVFSLAGEAILLGGVLPHALGWTGIALTLLGLVLYLKVQNA from the coding sequence ATGTTCAGAATAGTTGCCACGGGCATTCTTGCCGCCTTGTTTTTCAGTTCAACCTTCGTGCTGAACAGGGCCATGAGTCTTGAAGGCGGGCATTGGGTCTGGACTGCCGCATTGCGGTATGTATGGATGCTGCTGTTGCTTGCAGTCTGGTTTGTTGCAACAGGCAAAAGCTCTCTCGCGCTCGGTGCAGTGCGTCTGTACCGCAGGCATTGGCTCTTCTGGACCATCGCCGGTAGTGTCGGTTTCGGTGTGTTTTATGCGCTTATCAGCTTCAGCGCATCCTACGCGCCGGGCTGGGTGGTTGCGGCCACATGGCAGATGACCATTCTGGCAACCCCTGTGGTGTTGCTGTTGTTCGGCAGGCGGGTATCCCTGAAGGCGCTGCTGCTCACGCTTATCGTGTTTGCAGGGGTGCTGTGCATTAATGTGGAACAGGCAGGCTCGTTGCCTCTGCATGAGGTGTTGCTGGGCGCGCTGCCGGTTCTGGGGGCTGCCTTTGCCTATCCCTTCGGCAACCAGTTGGTGTGGGAGGCGCGAGAGGCCGTACATGCCGCTGCACCCGCAGGAAATCCTGATACATCGCAGGCGGCTGCACCCTCCGGCGGGCACAATTTGTTGCTCCGGTTGCGGCGGCGCATTCCCGCCATGGATGACCCTGCCATGCAGGATTCCATGTGCAGGGTGCTTCTGCTCACGTTAGGCTCACTTCCGCTCTGGATAATTCTCGTCGGCGTCTTTGCCCCGTCGCTTCCATCCGAAGGGCAGGTGATGAAGACCCTGCTCGTGGCCGTGTTTCCCGGCGTGGCGGCAACAAGCCTGTTTCTCAGTGCGCGGCACATGGCCCGCAGCCCCTCGCAGCTTGCTGCGGCGGACTGCACGCAGGCCATGGAAGTTGTCTTTTCTCTGGCAGGCGAGGCCATTCTGCTTGGCGGTGTCTTGCCCCATGCCCTTGGCTGGACAGGCATTGCCCTGACCCTACTCGGACTGGTGCTGTATCTGAAGGTGCAGAACGCATAG
- a CDS encoding ABC transporter ATP-binding protein, giving the protein MGFIEFNHVSKSFGRTEVIPDISLDIRQGELIVFVGPSGCGKSTLLRLLAGLEDVSSGSISINGEDVTHRQPKERNIAMVFQNYALYPHMTVEENIAFSMKLARVPKQERQKRVLQAAETLGLGELLARKPRELSGGQRQRVAMGRAIVRDPQVFLMDEPLSNLDAKLRNHMRVEIRQLQRRLGTTMIYVTHDQVEAMTMADRIVILEKGIVRQFGTPQDVYCKPANTFVADFIGSPSINLFTAERTAHNVLRLGGSVDLTVAPECAQALGDEKRYTVGVRPEHISVNTGQTGNGVAAWSSGVTLNELLGGESLLHASLGTESVRVKMSGREAFAPGETVNLSFNAASAHVFTEDGSVCLCHSGNT; this is encoded by the coding sequence TTGGGCTTCATCGAATTCAACCACGTCTCCAAATCCTTCGGCCGCACCGAAGTCATTCCGGATATATCGCTCGACATCCGCCAAGGCGAGCTCATCGTCTTTGTAGGTCCGAGCGGCTGCGGCAAATCCACCCTGCTCCGGCTTCTTGCCGGACTCGAAGATGTTTCCTCCGGCTCCATCAGCATAAACGGCGAAGACGTTACGCACCGCCAGCCCAAGGAACGCAACATTGCGATGGTGTTCCAGAACTATGCACTCTACCCCCACATGACCGTGGAAGAGAACATAGCCTTCAGCATGAAGCTCGCACGCGTTCCCAAGCAAGAACGCCAGAAGCGTGTGCTGCAGGCCGCAGAGACGCTGGGGCTCGGCGAACTGCTGGCCAGAAAGCCGCGTGAACTTTCCGGCGGCCAGCGGCAGCGCGTGGCCATGGGACGCGCCATTGTGCGCGACCCGCAGGTCTTTCTGATGGACGAGCCGCTTTCCAACCTCGATGCCAAGCTTCGCAACCACATGCGGGTGGAGATTCGCCAGTTGCAGCGCAGGCTCGGCACAACCATGATCTACGTCACGCACGATCAGGTGGAAGCCATGACCATGGCCGACCGCATTGTCATTCTTGAAAAGGGCATTGTGCGTCAGTTCGGCACCCCGCAGGACGTTTACTGCAAACCGGCAAACACCTTTGTGGCGGATTTCATCGGTTCACCCTCCATCAACCTGTTCACCGCAGAACGAACCGCACACAACGTACTGCGGCTCGGCGGCAGCGTAGACCTTACCGTTGCGCCGGAATGCGCACAGGCACTGGGAGATGAAAAACGATACACCGTCGGGGTGCGCCCCGAACATATTTCGGTGAACACCGGACAGACCGGCAACGGCGTGGCCGCGTGGTCCTCCGGTGTCACCCTGAATGAACTGCTGGGCGGAGAAAGCCTGTTGCACGCTTCTCTGGGCACGGAGAGCGTACGGGTAAAAATGTCAGGCAGAGAAGCCTTCGCCCCCGGAGAAACGGTCAACCTGTCCTTCAATGCGGCGAGCGCGCATGTGTTCACCGAAGACGGATCGGTATGCCTGTGCCACTCCGGCAACACATAG